The genomic window GCTTCCACCTCCAGCCGGATGCGCCAGATGATGCGCGCCATTGCCGTCTACGGTACCGGCCGCAATGCCGACGCACCGGGTTACCGTGTGGGCGGCAAGACCGGCTCTGCCGAAAAGCCCGGCGGTTCGGCCGGCTATCGCAAGACCGCGCTGGTTTCGACCTTCGCCGCGGCCTTCCCGATGGACCGTCCGCGCTACGTCATTATCGCCATGCTCGACGAGCCCAAGGGCACCGTCGCCTCCAGTTTCCAGCGGACTGCCGCATGGAATGCAGCGCCCATCGTGGGCCGGCTCGTCCCGCGCATCGGGCCGTTGATCGGCGTGCGCCCCGACGATACGCGCGACATCGACATCTCGGCAATCAAGCCGCTGATCCCGGAGGCGCAGGAGTGAAGCTTTCAAGGCTGTGTGAAAAGGCTGGCATGGCGTGTCCCGAAGGGGGCGATGCCAGCGTCACGGGCTTTGCGATCGACAATCGCAAGGTCGCGCCCGGCACGGTCTTCGGCGCGTTCCGCGGCAGCGTTTCCAATGGCGAGGATTACATCCCTGCCGCCATCGAGGCAGGCGCAATCGCAGTCGTCGCACGGCCCGAAGCAAAGGTAGACGGCGCACTCCACATCGCGGCCGACGAACCGCGCAAGGCCTTCGCCCTGCTGGCGGCACAGTTCTTCACCCCCGTGCCCGACCATATCGTCGCGGTCACCGGCACCAACGGCAAGACCTCCACCGTCGAAATGACGCGCCAGATCTGGCGTATGGCGGGCGAGCGCGCGGCCAGCATCGGTACGCTGGGTGTTACCACCCCGGACGAGAGCGTTTCCACCGGCCTTACCACGCCCGACATCGTCACTTTCCTGTCGAACATGAGCGGCCTTGCGCGCGAAGGCGTAACGCATGTCGCCTACGAAGCGTCGAGCCACGGCCTGTGGCAATCGCGCAACGAGGGGGTGCCGGTCGAAGCGGCTGCCTTCACCAATTTCAGCCGCGACCATCTCGACTACCACAAAGACATGGAAGACTATTTCGCGGCCAAGATGCGCCTCTTCGACGAGGTGGCATCGGACGGCGCGACTGCGGTGGTCTGGCTCGACGGCAGCGATTGGAATGCGCGCGTGGTCGAACACGCAAGGGCGCGCGGTCTTTCGGTCATGACGGTCGGCGAAACGGGCGATGACATCCGCCTCGTCAAGCGCGAGCCGACGCAGCTCGGCCAGTCGCTGACGGTCGAGCACGCCGGGGCGCAGCGGACCATCAACCTGCCCCTGATCGGTGCCTACCAGATCTCGAACGCGCTTGTCGCTGCAGGCCTTGCGCTTGCGACCGGTATCGATGCCGGCCGCGTCTGGGACGGCGTTGCCCGCCTGCAGCCCGTGCGCGGGCGGCTGGAACGCGCGGTCATCGCGCCCTCGGGTGCGCCGGTCTATATCGACTATGCCCATACGCCCGACGCGATCAAGGCGGCCATCGCCGCGCTCCGTCCGCATGTCACGGGCCGTCTCATCACGGTCTTCGGTGCCGGCGGCGACCGCGACCACGGCAAGCGCGCGCCGATGGGCGAGGCCGCTGCCAAGGCGAGCGATGTGGTTATCGTCACCGACGACAATCCGCGCGGGGAAGACCCTGCGGATATCCGCCGCGCCGTGCTTGAAGGCGCGAAGGGCGCCCGCGAGATAGCAGGCCGCCGCGACGCCATCTGCGCCGCCATCGGCGAGGCCGGTCCCGACGACATCGTGCTCGTCGCGGGCAAGGGACACGAACTGGGTCAGATCATCGGATCGGGAGAGAACATGAAGGTGCTGCCCTTCGACGATGTGGAAGTCGCGCGCGAATGCGCTGCCGCACTCGCCAGAGGTGACGCATGAGCGCTGCCATATTGCGCCATCCGGCTTTCATCGACTGGCATGCCGACCCGCGCGACCGCTTGCCGCTGACGCTGTGGGATGCCCGCGCCATCGCCGAGGCGACGGGCGGTACGGCCAGCTGCGATTTCCAGGTCGCGGGTGTCGAAATGGACAGCCGCGACGTGGTGCACGGCGATCTCTTCGTCGCGCTGAAGGGCGAGGCGATGGACGGCCACCGCTTCCTCGACAAGGCCTTCGCCAACGGCGCGGTCGCCGCGCTGGTGGACCGCCCGGTCGAATATCCGCACATCCTGGTCGAAGACACGACCGAGGCGTTGAAAGCGCTGGCCCGCGCAGCCCGCGAACGCACGCAGGCGCGTATCATCGGTGTCACCGGATCGGTCGGGAAGACGGGCGTCAAGGAAGCCATCTTCGCCGCGCTCGAACGCGCCAGCCGCGGGGCCGCGCACCGTTCGACCCGCAGCTACAACAACCATGTCGGCGTGCCGCTCAGCCTTGCGCGCATGGGTGCCCGCAGCCGTTTCGGCGTGTTCGAGATGGGCATGAACCATGCCGGCGAGATCGAGGGCCTGACCACGCAGGTCCGCCCGCATGTCGCGGTCATCACCACGATTGCGCCCGCCCATATCGAGAATTTGGGTTCGATGGAGGCCATCGCCGACGCCAAGGCGGAAATCTTTGCCGGGCTGGAGGCTGGCGGCACCGCGGTCATCCCCGCCGACACGCCCCACTACGAGCAGCTGCGCGCCGCTGCAGAGCGTCACGGCGCGAAGATCGTCAGCTTCGGCAAGGCGCGCCATGCAGACATGCGCCTGCTCGATGCCATTCCCAGCGCCAATGGCGGTAGCCTCGTCACTTGCGAATTCGATACCGGCCGCCTGTGCTACACCGTGGCCGAGCCGGGCGAACACTGGATCATCAACTCGCTCGCCGTGATGGCTGCCGTGCGGGCAGCGGGCGGCGACATGGCCGCAGCCGGCCTCGCGCTTGCCGAGATGGGCGGCCTCAAGGGCCGCGGTGCGCGCCACGGGATCGACGCGCCGGGGGGCAAGGCGCTGC from Qipengyuania gaetbuli includes these protein-coding regions:
- a CDS encoding UDP-N-acetylmuramoyl-L-alanyl-D-glutamate--2,6-diaminopimelate ligase codes for the protein MKLSRLCEKAGMACPEGGDASVTGFAIDNRKVAPGTVFGAFRGSVSNGEDYIPAAIEAGAIAVVARPEAKVDGALHIAADEPRKAFALLAAQFFTPVPDHIVAVTGTNGKTSTVEMTRQIWRMAGERAASIGTLGVTTPDESVSTGLTTPDIVTFLSNMSGLAREGVTHVAYEASSHGLWQSRNEGVPVEAAAFTNFSRDHLDYHKDMEDYFAAKMRLFDEVASDGATAVVWLDGSDWNARVVEHARARGLSVMTVGETGDDIRLVKREPTQLGQSLTVEHAGAQRTINLPLIGAYQISNALVAAGLALATGIDAGRVWDGVARLQPVRGRLERAVIAPSGAPVYIDYAHTPDAIKAAIAALRPHVTGRLITVFGAGGDRDHGKRAPMGEAAAKASDVVIVTDDNPRGEDPADIRRAVLEGAKGAREIAGRRDAICAAIGEAGPDDIVLVAGKGHELGQIIGSGENMKVLPFDDVEVARECAAALARGDA
- a CDS encoding UDP-N-acetylmuramoyl-tripeptide--D-alanyl-D-alanine ligase, yielding MSAAILRHPAFIDWHADPRDRLPLTLWDARAIAEATGGTASCDFQVAGVEMDSRDVVHGDLFVALKGEAMDGHRFLDKAFANGAVAALVDRPVEYPHILVEDTTEALKALARAARERTQARIIGVTGSVGKTGVKEAIFAALERASRGAAHRSTRSYNNHVGVPLSLARMGARSRFGVFEMGMNHAGEIEGLTTQVRPHVAVITTIAPAHIENLGSMEAIADAKAEIFAGLEAGGTAVIPADTPHYEQLRAAAERHGAKIVSFGKARHADMRLLDAIPSANGGSLVTCEFDTGRLCYTVAEPGEHWIINSLAVMAAVRAAGGDMAAAGLALAEMGGLKGRGARHGIDAPGGKALLIDESYNANPASMRATLAQLGATPSTRRIAVLGAMKELGDFGPQFHADLAQHVIAADIDYAVLVGDEMRALARELGKPVLNSLGKPLEWEHCQTADEAMELLEDFGIVSGDAVLVKGSNSVGLGRLVDRFTRPE